The following are from one region of the Denitrobacterium detoxificans genome:
- a CDS encoding Veg family protein, with product MELEQQVKVVDSIHQKLDEFVGQRLSVRANMGRSKIVESEGVLVQVHPQLFIMEVDRKRGRTSRQSYQYVDVLTGTVELSQNGESLFGSLIESIAGDNEESPLPMMESAQVEN from the coding sequence ATGGAACTAGAACAGCAGGTTAAAGTAGTCGATTCCATCCACCAGAAGCTCGATGAGTTCGTTGGTCAGCGCCTTTCGGTTCGCGCAAACATGGGTCGTTCGAAAATTGTTGAATCTGAAGGCGTGCTGGTGCAGGTTCACCCGCAGCTCTTCATTATGGAAGTCGATCGCAAGCGCGGTCGCACGTCTCGCCAGTCTTACCAGTACGTCGACGTCCTCACGGGCACCGTCGAGCTGAGCCAGAATGGCGAATCTCTGTTTGGATCGCTTATCGAATCTATCGCTGGCGACAACGAGGAATCCCCGCTTCCCATGATGGAATCCGCTCAGGTGGAGAACTAA
- a CDS encoding TrmH family RNA methyltransferase: protein MIHQITDPTDERVRPFAGMRDAQLRGDEGVGPGLFIGESANVINRALDSGVAPHSLFMEQKWVDKSQELIERFESLGAPVLVADPVVFKAITGYDVTRGAVACLYRPQLPSVDEVLAGATRIAVLEDVMNATNIGAAFRSAAALGIDAVLLTPSCHDPFYRRAARVSMGTIFQVPWTRIGRKHEQWAAEGIPLLESYGFQTAAMALSDDSISLGDDRLNQCPKLAIIMGTEGEGLNPETIARATFTVKIPMAHGVDSLNVAAASAVAFWELRKRY, encoded by the coding sequence GTGATACATCAGATTACCGACCCAACCGATGAGCGCGTGAGGCCCTTCGCGGGTATGCGCGATGCGCAGCTTCGAGGCGACGAGGGCGTAGGCCCCGGACTGTTTATTGGCGAGTCGGCAAATGTCATCAATCGAGCTCTCGATTCGGGCGTAGCGCCCCATTCCCTGTTCATGGAGCAGAAGTGGGTTGACAAATCTCAGGAGCTCATCGAGCGCTTCGAAAGCCTGGGCGCGCCCGTGCTCGTTGCTGACCCGGTGGTGTTCAAGGCCATTACGGGATATGACGTCACGCGTGGTGCGGTGGCGTGCCTGTATCGCCCCCAGCTTCCCTCCGTGGACGAAGTGCTTGCCGGGGCAACGCGCATTGCCGTGCTCGAGGACGTTATGAATGCCACGAACATTGGGGCTGCATTCCGCTCTGCGGCCGCGCTGGGCATTGATGCCGTCTTGCTTACGCCTTCGTGCCACGATCCGTTCTATCGTCGTGCTGCGCGCGTTTCCATGGGCACGATCTTCCAGGTGCCGTGGACGCGCATTGGGCGCAAGCACGAGCAATGGGCAGCCGAGGGCATCCCTCTTCTGGAAAGCTATGGCTTTCAGACTGCTGCCATGGCGCTTTCCGATGACAGCATCTCCCTGGGCGACGACCGTCTGAACCAGTGTCCGAAGCTCGCCATCATCATGGGCACGGAAGGGGAGGGTCTGAACCCCGAAACCATCGCCCGAGCCACCTTCACGGTGAAGATTCCCATGGCTCATGGGGTCGATAGCCTCAATGTTGCTGCCGCGAGCGCCGTGGCTTTTTGGGAGCTTAGAAAACGCTATTAG
- a CDS encoding cytochrome c3 family protein, translating to MSEETKGSTTAATQQAAAEPANKKKKWPIVVGIIVVVIAVAGIGFWNWHNQPSFCNAVCHTSMDAYVATYDQEANTTGVDKYGNEVSNTNAMLVVSHKEQGVNCLGCHVPTLSQQLTEVGETITGDYYYPLEEVGTEELMVNSGHAEGTGDEFCLKSGCHDITREDLTELTSDMDFNPHRWQHGEIACSECHKSHRASVFYCTQCHSEAAASMPDGWLTYSDGQKALATAETLS from the coding sequence ATGAGCGAGGAGACTAAGGGATCCACCACGGCCGCGACTCAGCAGGCAGCTGCAGAGCCTGCTAACAAAAAGAAGAAGTGGCCTATCGTGGTGGGAATCATCGTCGTTGTGATCGCTGTCGCGGGCATTGGCTTCTGGAACTGGCATAACCAGCCGAGCTTCTGCAACGCAGTGTGCCACACGTCGATGGATGCCTATGTTGCCACGTACGACCAGGAGGCTAACACCACCGGCGTCGACAAGTACGGCAACGAGGTATCGAACACCAATGCGATGCTGGTTGTGTCGCACAAGGAGCAGGGCGTAAACTGCCTGGGCTGCCATGTGCCCACCCTGTCGCAGCAGCTCACCGAGGTCGGCGAAACCATCACGGGCGATTACTATTACCCGCTGGAGGAAGTCGGCACCGAAGAGCTGATGGTGAACTCGGGCCACGCAGAGGGCACGGGTGATGAGTTCTGCCTGAAGAGCGGTTGTCACGACATTACGCGTGAGGACCTGACGGAGCTGACGTCCGACATGGACTTCAATCCGCATCGTTGGCAGCACGGCGAGATCGCTTGCAGCGAGTGCCACAAGTCGCACCGCGCGTCGGTATTCTACTGCACGCAGTGCCACTCTGAGGCTGCTGCTAGCATGCCCGACGGCTGGCTGACGTACTCTGATGGTCAGAAGGCGCTTGCTACGGCTGAAACGCTGTCGTAA
- a CDS encoding cytochrome c maturation protein CcmE, with product MNAKTKKRMIVVTGVIVMVLILILAIVGGSTAAKTISLADAASGQYVDQRVQVTGNVVENSYTTTGNVLTFSIYDPDSEDGSTLSVSYDGAAASTFGNDVTAICTGKIGDDGVLYASEMVTKCPSKYESGTEALTVDRMMGYGSDITGTTVRVTGKIQAGSQNAAGQGDRFVLEDADTGATVSVLFDGAVSEETLADGASVVLTGNLTEDGKFSATNVALAE from the coding sequence TTGAACGCTAAAACGAAGAAGCGCATGATCGTCGTCACGGGCGTAATCGTCATGGTGCTCATCCTCATTCTTGCTATCGTGGGCGGCAGCACGGCTGCCAAGACCATCAGCCTCGCCGATGCGGCGAGCGGTCAATACGTTGATCAGCGTGTGCAGGTAACCGGCAACGTCGTGGAAAACTCGTACACGACTACCGGCAACGTGCTCACGTTTTCTATCTACGATCCCGATAGCGAAGATGGCTCCACGCTTTCTGTGAGCTACGACGGCGCCGCTGCTTCCACGTTCGGTAACGACGTGACCGCCATTTGCACGGGCAAGATTGGTGACGACGGTGTGCTGTACGCCAGCGAGATGGTCACCAAGTGCCCCTCCAAGTACGAGAGTGGCACCGAGGCCCTTACTGTCGATCGCATGATGGGCTATGGCTCCGACATCACCGGCACCACCGTTCGCGTGACGGGCAAGATTCAGGCGGGTAGCCAGAACGCTGCCGGTCAGGGCGATCGCTTCGTGCTCGAAGATGCCGATACGGGCGCAACTGTTTCCGTGCTCTTCGACGGTGCCGTTTCCGAAGAGACGCTTGCCGATGGCGCTTCCGTTGTCCTTACGGGCAATCTCACCGAAGATGGCAAGTTTTCCGCAACGAACGTGGCCCTGGCCGAATAG
- a CDS encoding heme lyase CcmF/NrfE family subunit — MAFIGLMGLLVGFAGIIVSVVCLIAGVALRSRNPQGAGEMLVWGGHVAVIVTFLALTFCCGLLVYCFLTGDTSIEYVVGAQSKQTGILGTLYRISGLWEGREGSLLFWAWLISLFASVMSLRNMKRTEKLDSVALVVIQLVLAGFVGILLFSEDNCPFVAMAESYFDADGNLTGAAALWGMNTLLEHWAMAIHPPALFIGYSGLTVPFAYAVATLVIGDSSDAWVRRSQRYTMVAWWMLGIGIGLGSVWAYVVLGWGGYWGWDAVENASLLPWLVGVALIHSLTIYRQRGAFKRWSIMCACITFAFVITGTFISRSGLIESVHAFEGDPVSLALFGSLIVLSLLAGIVGLALRWKRFAPKSAADEAVDSLASREAAYYFNNVLMLVFAILVCYLTVASALPSWMPFGGTSVSTGTFNAVARPLGVFYLAVLAVCPLLGWTVTQRSAFLAKAKVPAICALVLFVVLVVYSFMYLFPSYDAIIDAGGSAGMGLAAEGPGWYYKGLTIVGFLVASILFFNTLFLIGRTCSAYAKAHGTNPVASIFKMIGGNASRIGGYTAHLGMAVILIGLICSSMYVTEKTGYITYDEESDTAEEFTIQDFTLKYTGNEIFEGDSGNDIYYVVEFDVYRNGEYIGHVAPSMQLVESTQQTKSNAAVISFAEEDLFVVYKGVNNAGDYSLDVRVNPQISLVWVGFGMLMLGSAIAALGRRTRKQMADEAQPVSLPNKED, encoded by the coding sequence ATGGCATTCATTGGTTTGATGGGGCTGCTGGTTGGCTTTGCGGGCATCATCGTGTCCGTGGTCTGCCTAATCGCCGGCGTCGCCCTTCGCTCCCGCAATCCGCAGGGTGCGGGCGAGATGCTGGTATGGGGCGGTCATGTGGCCGTGATCGTCACGTTCCTGGCGCTCACGTTCTGCTGTGGCCTGCTCGTGTACTGCTTCCTTACGGGCGATACGAGCATCGAATACGTCGTTGGTGCGCAGAGCAAGCAGACGGGCATTCTGGGAACGCTGTATCGCATTTCCGGTCTGTGGGAAGGCCGCGAGGGCTCGCTGCTGTTCTGGGCATGGCTCATCTCGCTGTTTGCCTCCGTCATGTCGCTCCGCAACATGAAGCGCACCGAAAAGCTCGATAGCGTGGCGCTGGTCGTCATCCAGCTGGTGCTGGCTGGCTTCGTAGGCATTCTGCTCTTCTCCGAAGACAACTGCCCGTTCGTTGCCATGGCGGAAAGCTACTTCGATGCCGATGGAAACCTTACGGGCGCGGCTGCGCTGTGGGGCATGAACACGCTTCTGGAGCACTGGGCCATGGCCATTCATCCGCCTGCGCTGTTCATTGGCTATTCGGGCCTTACCGTCCCGTTTGCCTATGCCGTGGCCACGCTGGTCATCGGCGATAGCAGCGATGCCTGGGTACGTCGTTCGCAGCGCTACACCATGGTTGCCTGGTGGATGCTGGGCATCGGCATTGGCCTGGGTTCCGTGTGGGCTTACGTCGTGCTTGGCTGGGGCGGCTACTGGGGCTGGGACGCCGTGGAAAACGCCAGCCTTCTTCCGTGGCTCGTGGGCGTTGCGCTCATCCACAGCCTTACCATCTACCGTCAGCGCGGTGCGTTCAAGCGCTGGTCCATCATGTGCGCGTGCATTACGTTCGCGTTCGTTATCACGGGTACGTTCATTTCCCGTTCCGGCCTGATCGAATCGGTGCACGCCTTCGAGGGCGACCCGGTTTCCCTGGCGCTGTTCGGCTCGCTCATCGTGCTTTCGCTCCTGGCTGGCATCGTGGGTCTGGCGCTGCGCTGGAAGCGCTTCGCCCCCAAGAGCGCTGCCGACGAAGCGGTGGACTCGCTCGCTTCCCGCGAAGCTGCCTACTACTTCAATAATGTGCTCATGCTCGTCTTTGCCATCCTGGTGTGCTATCTCACCGTGGCAAGCGCGCTGCCCAGCTGGATGCCCTTCGGCGGCACCAGCGTGAGCACGGGTACGTTCAACGCCGTGGCGCGTCCGCTCGGCGTGTTCTATCTGGCCGTGCTGGCCGTATGCCCCCTGCTGGGCTGGACGGTCACGCAGCGCAGCGCCTTCCTGGCGAAGGCCAAGGTGCCCGCTATCTGCGCTCTGGTGCTCTTCGTGGTGCTGGTGGTCTACTCGTTCATGTACCTGTTCCCCAGCTACGATGCCATTATCGACGCTGGTGGTAGCGCGGGCATGGGCTTGGCTGCCGAAGGCCCGGGTTGGTACTACAAGGGCCTTACCATCGTGGGCTTCCTGGTTGCCAGCATCCTGTTCTTCAACACGCTGTTCCTCATTGGTCGCACGTGCAGCGCCTACGCCAAGGCTCACGGCACGAACCCTGTGGCATCGATCTTCAAGATGATTGGCGGCAATGCCTCGCGCATTGGCGGTTACACCGCTCACCTGGGCATGGCCGTTATCCTTATTGGCCTCATCTGCTCTTCCATGTACGTCACGGAAAAGACGGGCTACATTACCTATGACGAGGAATCCGACACCGCCGAAGAATTCACCATCCAGGACTTCACGCTGAAGTACACGGGTAACGAGATCTTCGAGGGCGATAGCGGCAACGATATCTACTACGTCGTCGAATTCGACGTGTATCGCAATGGCGAGTATATTGGCCATGTTGCCCCGAGCATGCAGCTGGTGGAAAGCACGCAGCAGACCAAGTCGAACGCCGCGGTGATTAGCTTCGCCGAGGAAGACCTGTTCGTGGTGTACAAGGGCGTGAACAATGCAGGCGACTACAGCTTGGATGTTCGCGTGAACCCGCAGATCAGCTTGGTATGGGTTGGCTTCGGCATGCTCATGCTCGGTTCCGCGATTGCTGCCCTGGGTCGTCGTACCCGCAAGCAGATGGCGGATGAGGCACAGCCGGTTTCCCTGCCCAACAAGGAGGATTAG
- a CDS encoding ABC transporter ATP-binding protein — protein sequence MEDAPHAAIELSHVSKVFGQRKAVDDLSLTVPAGAFLSIFGPNGAGKTTLLRMLATLSRPTRGRASLSGIDLKDDPDAAREHIGLISHNSMLYGDLTAEENLLLAARLYGIVNAQERVDEMLEAVELSHRRLDTVRTFSRGMTQRLCIARALLHDPDVVLLDEPYSGLDPHAMEIFDSLIEQVRSGRTFVMVSHDLRKGFGVCTHALVMAKGRKVAYAPKEDIDFQAFEELYKKTVGMGVS from the coding sequence GTGGAAGACGCCCCTCACGCCGCAATTGAACTTTCCCATGTCAGCAAGGTATTTGGTCAGCGAAAGGCCGTCGATGATCTTTCGCTGACCGTTCCCGCCGGGGCGTTTCTTTCCATCTTCGGCCCGAACGGAGCGGGGAAGACCACGCTTCTGCGCATGCTTGCCACGCTCTCGCGTCCTACGCGTGGTCGGGCGAGCCTTTCCGGCATCGACCTGAAGGACGATCCGGATGCCGCGCGTGAGCATATTGGCCTCATCTCGCATAACTCCATGCTCTATGGCGACCTTACGGCCGAGGAGAATCTGCTCTTGGCCGCACGCCTGTATGGCATCGTGAACGCGCAGGAACGTGTGGACGAAATGCTCGAGGCCGTGGAGCTTTCGCATCGACGTCTCGATACCGTGCGTACGTTTTCCCGCGGCATGACGCAGCGCCTTTGTATCGCGCGCGCCCTGCTGCACGATCCCGACGTCGTGCTGCTCGACGAGCCGTATTCCGGCCTCGATCCGCACGCAATGGAGATATTCGATAGCCTCATCGAACAGGTGCGCAGCGGCCGTACGTTCGTCATGGTGAGCCACGACCTGCGCAAGGGCTTCGGCGTATGCACGCATGCCCTGGTTATGGCGAAGGGTCGCAAGGTTGCCTATGCGCCCAAGGAGGACATCGATTTCCAGGCGTTCGAAGAGCTGTACAAGAAGACGGTAGGGATGGGGGTTTCCTAA
- a CDS encoding heme exporter protein CcmB, whose product MAVSIRKPSTFQQYLNLLGKDLRREFRTREMLTAMGIYAFLVLVVYGAALAQTANTFDILQMSAGLLWALIVFTSLLGLNRSFAHEQENGCLEGILLVPLDRSVVFLAKATSNLLFLLAVEIIVLPLFYFFFLTTTTPADTWPMLFLPLLVGTIGIAGIGTLLATITVNTRGKDVLLAVLFIPLIYPLLYACVSATTVVIAGGDVESMFVPALALAGGYDVVMVLLSWVLYDFVISA is encoded by the coding sequence ATGGCCGTTTCGATCCGCAAGCCGTCTACGTTCCAGCAGTACCTGAACCTGCTGGGGAAGGACCTGCGCCGCGAATTTCGCACGCGCGAGATGCTCACCGCTATGGGCATCTACGCGTTTCTGGTGCTGGTGGTGTATGGTGCCGCTTTGGCTCAGACGGCAAATACGTTCGATATTCTGCAGATGAGCGCGGGCCTGCTGTGGGCCCTCATCGTGTTCACTTCGCTGCTGGGCTTGAACCGCAGCTTCGCGCACGAGCAGGAGAATGGCTGCCTCGAGGGCATCTTGCTGGTGCCGCTCGATCGTAGCGTGGTGTTCCTGGCGAAGGCCACGAGCAACCTGCTCTTCCTGCTGGCAGTGGAAATCATCGTCCTGCCGCTGTTCTATTTCTTCTTCCTCACCACTACCACGCCAGCCGATACCTGGCCCATGCTATTCCTGCCGTTGCTGGTGGGCACCATTGGCATTGCCGGCATCGGCACGCTGCTCGCCACCATCACGGTGAATACGCGTGGCAAGGACGTCCTGCTGGCCGTGTTGTTCATTCCGCTGATCTATCCGCTGCTTTACGCCTGCGTGTCGGCTACTACGGTCGTCATCGCCGGCGGCGACGTGGAGTCCATGTTCGTGCCTGCTCTTGCCCTGGCGGGTGGCTACGACGTGGTCATGGTTCTGCTTTCTTGGGTGCTGTACGATTTCGTGATCAGCGCCTAG
- the ccsA gene encoding cytochrome c biogenesis protein, translating into MTSKTTKSPRVGGWWDGIAPAITLVGALLTTAGFVLAFTLAGPVNGAAIDGVEVIGGQMVANQLLFSQKIFYFHVPTAIASFVALAVAAYYCVRFLMTRDAGYDLRAKVATEVALVFVIAVMVTGEMWTRFEWGVWWTWEPRLTTYLILMLLVIAYFVLRASIDDPERRAVFASVFGLIMFADVPVCFMITRLIPSSVHPVIFRTDSGLSPDMLVPFLLSLFGMLFVTYGLFRLRVRAAELDARAERIKEQLDD; encoded by the coding sequence ATGACTAGTAAAACTACGAAAAGCCCCCGCGTGGGTGGATGGTGGGATGGCATTGCCCCCGCTATCACGCTCGTTGGTGCGCTGCTGACTACCGCGGGTTTCGTGCTGGCATTTACGCTGGCCGGGCCTGTTAACGGTGCTGCCATCGACGGCGTCGAGGTCATCGGCGGCCAGATGGTTGCCAACCAGCTGCTCTTCTCGCAGAAGATCTTCTACTTCCACGTACCCACTGCCATTGCCAGCTTCGTTGCCCTGGCGGTTGCCGCGTACTACTGCGTGCGCTTCCTCATGACGCGTGACGCTGGCTACGACCTGCGTGCCAAGGTTGCCACGGAAGTCGCGCTCGTTTTCGTCATCGCCGTTATGGTCACGGGCGAGATGTGGACGCGCTTCGAGTGGGGCGTCTGGTGGACGTGGGAGCCTCGCCTTACCACGTATCTCATCCTCATGCTGCTGGTCATTGCGTACTTCGTGCTGCGCGCTTCCATCGACGATCCCGAACGTCGCGCCGTGTTCGCCAGCGTGTTTGGCCTAATCATGTTCGCGGACGTTCCCGTGTGCTTCATGATCACGCGCCTCATTCCCTCCAGCGTGCATCCCGTTATCTTCCGTACCGATTCGGGTCTTTCGCCCGATATGCTCGTGCCGTTCCTGCTTTCGCTGTTCGGCATGCTGTTCGTCACGTATGGCCTGTTCCGTCTTCGCGTACGCGCGGCGGAGCTCGATGCCCGTGCCGAGCGAATCAAAGAGCAGCTTGACGACTAA
- a CDS encoding CcmD family protein, whose protein sequence is MNPILEQIYATILPSAPYVIAAYALVWLALLVYVVLITVRLKKTEAQMAVLEEALAAKEADATDSITKK, encoded by the coding sequence ATGAATCCCATTCTCGAACAGATCTACGCGACCATCCTTCCTTCCGCCCCTTATGTTATTGCGGCGTATGCGCTCGTTTGGCTGGCGCTTTTGGTGTACGTTGTACTCATCACCGTCCGTCTGAAGAAGACCGAAGCTCAGATGGCCGTGCTGGAAGAGGCGTTGGCTGCCAAGGAAGCCGATGCCACCGACAGCATCACCAAGAAATAG
- a CDS encoding UTP--glucose-1-phosphate uridylyltransferase, with protein MKALIPAAGMGTRFLPATKAVPKEMLLVVDRPVIQYVVEEGLASGADEVVIINSREKKAIEDHFAPDPQLEETLVGRGKKAYAEAVHHAGNLPVSFVYQDEPLGLGHAVRCAAEKTGDEPFFVLLGDVIVPGNDMLNRMKAISDEHNGASVIAVLPVPDDQVSRFGVIDGVEVSEGVWKVNGLVEKPPVEEAPSNLTVFGRYLLSPRVMELLASVKPGAGNEIQLTDALDAVLAEEEMYAMVISDDEGFDTGTVATWLDTNNRLYARKNG; from the coding sequence ATGAAGGCTCTTATTCCTGCAGCTGGCATGGGTACGCGTTTTCTGCCTGCCACCAAGGCGGTTCCGAAGGAAATGCTGCTCGTCGTCGATCGTCCGGTAATCCAGTACGTCGTCGAGGAAGGCCTGGCCTCCGGCGCCGATGAAGTGGTTATCATCAACAGCCGCGAGAAGAAGGCAATCGAAGATCACTTCGCTCCCGATCCCCAGCTCGAGGAAACCCTGGTGGGTCGCGGCAAGAAGGCCTACGCCGAAGCTGTGCATCATGCGGGCAATCTGCCCGTGAGCTTCGTCTACCAGGACGAGCCCCTGGGCCTGGGTCACGCCGTGCGCTGCGCTGCCGAAAAGACGGGTGACGAGCCCTTCTTCGTGTTGCTGGGTGACGTTATCGTTCCCGGCAACGACATGCTCAACCGCATGAAGGCCATTTCCGACGAGCACAACGGCGCAAGCGTCATCGCAGTGCTTCCCGTGCCCGACGATCAGGTAAGCCGCTTTGGCGTCATCGATGGCGTGGAAGTCTCCGAAGGCGTTTGGAAAGTCAATGGCCTGGTGGAAAAGCCTCCTGTAGAGGAAGCTCCTTCGAACCTCACCGTGTTCGGTCGTTACCTGCTTTCTCCGCGCGTTATGGAGCTCCTTGCAAGCGTGAAGCCGGGTGCGGGCAACGAAATCCAGCTTACCGACGCTCTCGATGCCGTGCTGGCCGAAGAGGAAATGTACGCCATGGTCATCAGCGACGACGAGGGCTTCGATACGGGCACCGTTGCCACGTGGCTCGACACGAACAACCGCCTCTACGCTCGCAAGAACGGCTAG
- a CDS encoding homocysteine S-methyltransferase family protein produces MADIQLRFHKDMLVLSGSLSHAFGIQGFDEAQQILLPVIEPEVVEETLRLQLATGVPCLVAPTGAITRARLAHVRASEKDAEIAQAALRIASAFKPQHLIAKIGATGLPIDPSSKSSLVANRDQYARAATVLGEEGVDAFFLDGMASLDDIRCALMGIRKECSTPVFVSVDAAEDGTFAGGRESVEDAARLAVEFEADVFGFRASAAPEALCSLARRVADATPLPLLVQFDVPEPPARRATLNPGPFDSPDGMVAIARDLRAAGAQFLRATGKATPAYTGALAASVAGLDCVR; encoded by the coding sequence ATGGCGGATATCCAATTGCGCTTCCACAAAGACATGCTCGTCCTTTCCGGTTCGCTATCCCATGCGTTTGGAATCCAGGGGTTCGACGAAGCGCAGCAAATCCTGCTTCCCGTCATCGAGCCCGAAGTGGTCGAGGAGACCTTGCGCCTGCAGCTGGCCACGGGCGTGCCTTGTCTGGTTGCTCCCACGGGTGCCATCACGCGTGCCCGTCTGGCTCACGTACGCGCCTCGGAAAAGGATGCCGAAATCGCCCAGGCTGCGTTGCGTATTGCCTCGGCATTCAAGCCGCAGCATCTTATCGCAAAGATCGGCGCTACTGGCTTGCCCATCGACCCTTCCAGCAAGTCTTCGCTCGTGGCGAATCGCGACCAGTATGCCCGTGCGGCCACGGTGCTGGGGGAGGAGGGCGTCGATGCCTTCTTCCTGGACGGCATGGCAAGCCTGGACGACATCCGTTGCGCGCTCATGGGCATTCGCAAGGAATGCTCCACGCCGGTGTTCGTGTCGGTGGATGCCGCCGAGGATGGCACGTTCGCGGGTGGCCGCGAAAGCGTCGAGGATGCAGCGCGCTTGGCCGTGGAGTTCGAAGCTGACGTGTTTGGCTTCCGCGCCTCCGCGGCACCCGAAGCGCTGTGCTCGCTGGCTCGTCGCGTCGCCGATGCCACGCCGCTGCCGCTACTGGTGCAGTTCGATGTGCCCGAGCCTCCTGCACGCCGTGCGACGCTCAACCCTGGCCCCTTCGATTCGCCCGATGGCATGGTTGCCATTGCGCGCGACCTGCGTGCCGCTGGCGCTCAGTTCCTGCGCGCTACGGGGAAGGCCACGCCGGCTTACACGGGCGCGCTTGCCGCTTCCGTGGCTGGCCTCGACTGCGTAAGGTAG
- a CDS encoding glycosyltransferase family 2 protein, with protein sequence MTQTAPKVSILVPIYNTETYLGTCLDSLVGQTLKDIEIICINDGSTDSSLDIMRAYAAKDARVRIIDKQNTGYGDSMNQGLAAARGEYIGIVEPDDFVSKRAFAAYVKAAERYGASVVKANYREHSEGSWRDPLAVVYGQFAYNVPFCPADNPAIVNTTPSIWAGLYRRDFILGQGISFSQTPGASFQDASFAHQCWIAAPRVVLLRQGYLHYRTDNQASSSKSSAKVFQVCYEYQRTFDFLRNRGQDAYRAFAPALNAARWNGYKWNYNRISADNHLAFAQQWAREMVDAREEGMLDLSLLPAVDAENAQLLMGDAQEFCNRFPDEIA encoded by the coding sequence ATGACGCAGACTGCTCCCAAGGTCTCCATCCTCGTGCCCATATACAACACGGAAACGTACCTCGGAACATGCCTCGATTCGCTCGTAGGCCAGACGCTGAAGGACATCGAAATCATCTGCATCAACGACGGTTCCACCGATTCCTCGCTGGATATCATGCGCGCCTACGCCGCGAAGGATGCGCGCGTGCGCATTATCGACAAGCAGAACACGGGCTACGGTGACTCCATGAACCAGGGCCTTGCCGCTGCGCGTGGCGAGTACATCGGCATCGTCGAGCCCGACGACTTCGTTTCGAAGCGCGCTTTTGCCGCATACGTGAAGGCTGCCGAGCGGTATGGTGCCAGCGTGGTGAAGGCGAATTACCGTGAGCATAGCGAAGGCTCGTGGCGCGATCCCCTTGCCGTGGTGTATGGCCAATTTGCCTACAACGTCCCGTTTTGTCCGGCTGACAACCCCGCGATCGTGAACACCACGCCGAGCATTTGGGCGGGTCTGTATCGTCGTGATTTCATCTTGGGGCAGGGGATAAGCTTCAGCCAGACGCCTGGCGCCTCGTTCCAGGACGCTTCGTTTGCCCATCAGTGCTGGATCGCCGCCCCGCGCGTCGTGCTCCTTCGCCAGGGCTACCTGCATTACCGCACCGACAACCAGGCAAGCTCCTCCAAGTCGTCTGCCAAGGTATTCCAGGTTTGCTACGAATACCAGCGTACGTTCGATTTCCTAAGGAACCGCGGCCAGGACGCGTATCGCGCCTTCGCTCCGGCCCTGAACGCGGCACGCTGGAATGGCTACAAGTGGAACTACAATCGCATTTCCGCCGACAATCATCTGGCGTTTGCCCAGCAGTGGGCGCGCGAGATGGTCGATGCCCGCGAGGAGGGCATGCTCGACCTGTCGCTGCTGCCAGCGGTCGATGCGGAAAACGCCCAGCTTCTCATGGGCGATGCGCAGGAGTTTTGCAATCGCTTTCCCGACGAAATCGCCTAG